From the genome of Papaver somniferum cultivar HN1 chromosome 2, ASM357369v1, whole genome shotgun sequence, one region includes:
- the LOC113347635 gene encoding codeine O-demethylase-like, with the protein MINQTIPVIDLGKLLSPEPIIGELELERLHSACKDWGFFQVVNHGVDILLVEKVKSEIEGLFNLPMDEKIKFWQEEGDVEGFGQMFVQSEDQKLDWADMFYMLTRPQHMRKPRLFPKLPLSLRDTIESYSLELNKLGLTLLELMGMALQIETKVMEELSKDGRQTIRMNYYPPCPQPEHVVGLPPHSEAGPLAILLQLNEVDGLQIRKEKIWVPIKPLHNAFVVNTGDILEIMSNGIYRSVEHRATINSSKERLSVATFQNPKADMKIGPIPSMITPETPALFRTIRYDDYLKKLFLRIVRRKKIIP; encoded by the exons ATGATAAATCAAACAATACCTGTTATCGATTTGGGGAAATTACTATCTCCAGAACCCATTATTGGTGAGTTAGAATTGGAAAGGCTTCACTCTGCTTGCAAGGATTGGGGTTTCTTTCAG GTGGTAAACCATGGAGTTGACATTTTATTGGTGGAGAAAGTGAAATCAGAAATTGAAGGTTTGTTCAATCTTCCAATGgatgagaaaataaaattttggcagGAAGAAGGAGATGTGGAAGGATTTGGACAAATGTTCGTTCAATCAGAAGACCAGAAACTTGATTGGGCCGACATGTTTTACATGCTCACTCGACCCCAACATATGAGGAAGCCTAGGCTattccccaaactccctctatCTTTGAG GGACACAATTGAATCCTATTCATTGGAGTTGAATAAACTAGGCTTGACTCTCCTTGAGTTGATGGGAATGGCTTTACAAATAGAGACTAAGGTCATGGAAGAGTTGTCTAAAGACGGAAGACAAACAATAAGGATGAATTATTATCCTCCTTGTCCTCAACCAGAGCATGTAGTCGGCTTACCACCACACTCAGAGGCTGGTCCTTTAGCGATCCTCCTTCAACTCAACGAAGTGGATGGATTACAAATTAGAAAAGAAAAGATATGGGTTCCCATTAAACCTCTACACAATGCCTTTGTAGTGAACACTGGAGATATTTTAGAG ATAATGAGTAATGGGATTTACCGTAGCGTGGAGCACCGGGCAACAATAAACTCATCAAAGGAGAGGCTCTCTGTTGCAACATTTCAGAATCCTAAAGCGGATATGAAAATAGGTCCAATACCTAGCATGATCACACCAGAGACTCCTGCCTTGTTCAGAACAATCAGGTATGATGATTATTTGAAGAAATTATTTTTGCGTATAGTCAGACGGAAAAAAATCATTCCTTGA